A region from the Arachis ipaensis cultivar K30076 chromosome B01, Araip1.1, whole genome shotgun sequence genome encodes:
- the LOC107604771 gene encoding short-chain dehydrogenase TIC 32, chloroplastic-like, which translates to MKKQEEQCNRKSKKGYIVIWTQEEDGTDITANSLHPETIATNLFRHMDVAYVNAIGRLMLKNVQQGATTTCYVALHPQVKGVSGKYLSDSNLSKITSHGTDANLVKKL; encoded by the exons ATGAAGAAACAGGAAGAACAGTGTAATAGAAAATCTAAGAAGGGTTACATTGTAATTTGGACTCAAGAG GAAGACGGGACTGATATTACTGCGAATTCTCTTCATCCGGAAACCATTGCCACCAACCTTTTCCGTCATATGGATGTGGCATATG TTAATGCAATTGGGAGACTTATGCTTAAAAATGTCCAACAG GGAGCAACAACAACATGCTATGTAGCGTTGCACCCACAAGTGAAGGGAGTTAGTGGCAAATACTTATCTGATAGCAATCTGTCCAAAATAACCTCCCATGGAACTGATGCTAATTTGGTTAAGAAACTCTAG